The proteins below come from a single Felis catus isolate Fca126 chromosome A1, F.catus_Fca126_mat1.0, whole genome shotgun sequence genomic window:
- the RPS14 gene encoding 40S ribosomal protein S14 yields the protein MAPRKGKEKKEEQVISLGPQVAEGENVFGVCHIFASFNDTFVHVTDLSGKETICRVTGGMKVKADRDESSPYAAMLAAQDVAQRCKELGITALHIKLRATGGNRTKTPGPGAQSALRALARSGMKIGRIEDVTPIPSDSTRRKGGRRGRRL from the exons ATGGCACCtcgaaaggggaaagaaaagaaagaagaacaggtCATCAGCCTTGGACCTCAGGTAGCTGAAGGAGAAAATGTGTTTGGCGTGTGCCACATCTTTGCATCCTTCAATGACACTTTTGTCCATGTCACCGATCTTTCTGGCAA GGAAACCATCTGCCGTGTGACTGGTGGGATGAAGGTGAAGGCTGACCGAGATGAGTCCTCTCCCTACGCTGCCATGTTGGCTGCCCAGGATGTAGCCCAGAGGTGCAAGGAGCTGGGCATCACCGCTCTCCACATCAAACTCCGGGCCACAGGAGGAAATAG AACCAAGACCCCTGGACCTGGGGCCCAGTCAGCCCTCAGAGCCCTTGCCCGCTCAGGAATGAAGATTGGGCGGATTG AGGATGTCACCCCCATCCCCTCCGATAGCACCCGCAGGAAGGGGGGTCGCCGTGGTCGCCGTCTGTGA